The Pseudomonas sp. HOU2 DNA window ACTTCCAGATCGAAACCGGATATCGCATTAAATTTCATTGGCGCCGACATCAGGCGCATTTTGCGCACGCCGAGGTCACGCAGGATCTGCGAACCGGCACCGACGATGCTGTAGGTGGTCGGTTTTTTCACCGCCGCCTGATCAGCGGTTTCGCGGATGTGCGCCAGCAACACGTCGCCATCGAGCGGGTGACCTAGCAACAGCACCACACCGCTGCCGGCCTCGGCCACCGCGGCCATCGCGGCGCGCAGGCTCCAGCGGCCTGGTTGCTTGACCATCAGCAGGTCGCGCAGCGGGTCCATGTTGTGCACGCGAACCAGGGTCGGCTCTTCGGCGCAAACGGTGCCCAAAGTGAGGGCCATGTGCACGTCGCCTTCCACCGAATCACGATAGGTCACCAGGTTGAATTGGCCCAGTTCGCTGTCCAGCGGCTGTTCGGCAATCCGCTGAACGGTACGTTCGTGGATCATCCGGTAGTGAATCAGGTCGGCGATGGTGCCGATCTTGATGTTGTGTTCGGCGGCGAACGCTTCCAGCTCGGCGCGACGGGACATGGTGCCGTCGTCGTTCATCACTTCGCAGATCACGCCGCTTGGTTCGAAACCGGCCATACGCGCCAAGTCGCAGGCCGCTTCAGTATGACCAGCGCGCGCCAGGGTGCCGCCGGCCTGGGCCATCAGCGGGAAGATGTGGCCCGGGCTGACAATGTCTTCAGCCTTGGCGTCTTTTGCCGCAGCCGCTTGCACGGTGCGCGCACGGTCGGCGGCGGAGATACCGGTGGTGACGCCTTCGGCGGCTTCGATCGATACGGTGAACTTGGTGCCGAAACCGGAACCGTTGCGTGGCGCCATCAGTGGCAGTTTCAACAG harbors:
- the ribBA gene encoding bifunctional 3,4-dihydroxy-2-butanone-4-phosphate synthase/GTP cyclohydrolase II produces the protein MALNSIEELVEDIRQGKMVILMDDEDRENEGDLIMAAECCKAEHINFMAKHARGLICMPMSRERCELLKLPLMAPRNGSGFGTKFTVSIEAAEGVTTGISAADRARTVQAAAAKDAKAEDIVSPGHIFPLMAQAGGTLARAGHTEAACDLARMAGFEPSGVICEVMNDDGTMSRRAELEAFAAEHNIKIGTIADLIHYRMIHERTVQRIAEQPLDSELGQFNLVTYRDSVEGDVHMALTLGTVCAEEPTLVRVHNMDPLRDLLMVKQPGRWSLRAAMAAVAEAGSGVVLLLGHPLDGDVLLAHIRETADQAAVKKPTTYSIVGAGSQILRDLGVRKMRLMSAPMKFNAISGFDLEVVEYVPSE